A window of Natrinema versiforme contains these coding sequences:
- a CDS encoding bile acid:sodium symporter family protein, translating to MSWQRTLERIGTVTSKYFVLWVLIVSPLALYSPETFTPIAPYITPLLGIIMLGMGLTLTPADFRRILERPQDVAIGAMSQWLLMPTIAYILVFALGLPEEIGLGLIIVGAAPGGTASNVMTYLGRGDVALSVSITTVTTIAAPLVMPAWIVLLAGESISVTFGEMATSIVKVVLLPVIGGLVLRYVLDEYAPAVAQAGLSIFPAISVVAIVAIVAAVVGLNVETILAASALVFLAVVLHNGLGLGSGYAIGHAANMAEDRARACAFEVGLQNSGLAVTLATVYFSPEAALIPALFSVWHNVSGPALATLFTYLDGDAPVADDAPVASD from the coding sequence ATGAGTTGGCAACGGACGCTGGAACGGATCGGAACGGTCACGAGCAAGTACTTCGTCCTCTGGGTGCTGATCGTCTCCCCGCTGGCGCTCTACTCGCCGGAGACGTTCACCCCGATCGCGCCCTATATCACCCCGCTGCTGGGCATCATCATGCTCGGTATGGGGCTGACGCTGACTCCGGCTGATTTCCGCCGCATTCTCGAGCGGCCGCAGGACGTCGCCATCGGGGCGATGAGCCAGTGGCTCCTGATGCCGACGATCGCCTACATTCTCGTCTTCGCGCTTGGACTGCCCGAAGAGATCGGGCTCGGACTGATCATCGTCGGCGCGGCACCGGGCGGGACCGCCTCGAACGTGATGACCTACCTCGGTCGCGGCGATGTCGCGCTGTCGGTGTCGATCACTACGGTGACGACGATCGCTGCGCCGCTGGTGATGCCGGCGTGGATCGTCCTGCTCGCGGGCGAGTCGATCTCGGTCACGTTCGGCGAGATGGCCACCTCGATCGTGAAGGTCGTCTTGCTCCCGGTCATCGGCGGGCTCGTGTTGCGCTACGTGCTCGACGAGTACGCGCCGGCGGTCGCACAGGCCGGGCTGTCGATCTTCCCGGCGATCAGCGTGGTCGCCATCGTCGCCATCGTTGCAGCCGTCGTCGGCCTCAACGTCGAAACGATCCTCGCCGCGAGCGCGCTCGTCTTCCTCGCGGTCGTCCTGCACAACGGCCTCGGACTGGGGTCCGGCTACGCCATCGGGCACGCGGCGAACATGGCCGAAGACCGGGCGCGAGCGTGCGCGTTCGAAGTGGGCCTGCAGAACAGCGGACTGGCGGTCACGCTCGCGACGGTATACTTCAGTCCCGAGGCCGCGTTGATTCCGGCGCTCTTCAGCGTCTGGCACAACGTCTCCGGGCCGGCGCTGGCGACGCTCTTTACCTATCTCGACGGTGACGCGCCCGTCGCGGACGACGCGCCCGTCGCCTCTGACTGA
- a CDS encoding zinc ribbon domain-containing protein — MKPYEFICPDCGREIPVTDPMLEATLANGCPVCGRSVAESHFAT, encoded by the coding sequence ATGAAACCGTACGAATTCATCTGCCCGGATTGCGGCCGTGAGATCCCAGTAACCGACCCGATGCTCGAGGCGACGTTAGCTAACGGCTGTCCCGTCTGCGGGCGGTCGGTCGCGGAAAGCCACTTCGCGACCTGA
- a CDS encoding NUDIX domain-containing protein, which translates to MSDVTYVQKACAYITRDTGELLVFEGPGHDGLQIPKGTLESGESPREALFREVLEESGLGSLNGTRHLTTDIWTRREGRRYVRHFFHSTVHEPRDRWTHTVTDGGGEHGSEFEFRWIRPRAAGEFALDLDEYVGLLPTATGTETVASVSD; encoded by the coding sequence ATGAGCGACGTAACCTACGTCCAGAAGGCCTGTGCCTACATCACTCGCGACACGGGCGAGTTACTGGTCTTCGAGGGACCGGGCCACGACGGCTTACAGATCCCCAAAGGAACGCTCGAGTCGGGCGAATCGCCGCGCGAGGCGCTGTTCAGGGAAGTCCTCGAGGAGAGCGGACTCGGGTCGTTGAACGGGACGAGACATCTGACGACCGATATCTGGACGCGACGCGAGGGGAGACGCTATGTGCGTCACTTCTTCCACTCGACGGTCCACGAACCGCGCGACCGCTGGACCCACACCGTCACTGACGGCGGCGGGGAACACGGCTCCGAGTTCGAGTTCCGCTGGATCCGCCCACGGGCCGCGGGGGAGTTCGCGCTCGATCTCGACGAGTACGTCGGCTTGCTCCCGACCGCCACCGGGACCGAGACGGTCGCGAGCGTGTCGGACTGA
- a CDS encoding aldo/keto reductase has translation MQHSELGDSGVEVSEIGFGAWTVGTDWWGDRSEDDAIEMLQYAVDQGITYFDTGDVYGHGRSEELVGKALSEIRDEVTIATKVGYDFYDNPQAGHGELPKEMDADYLREAVHKSLDRLGLESVDVLQLHNADVEEITPDILELLDELEEEGTIEATGLALGPSIGWLAEGDLAIEEEFDSVQLVWNMLEQEVGDHFLETIERTGSSTSLIPRVPHSSGILNEQVTPETELGEGDHRGFRPEEWYETGWEKLEKLRFLERGGERTMGQASIAWLLSHDPVATVTPTFRTKADIDEWAAASDVPKLSEEEMSRVAELYENDFGIDRDDGMDSLRSSVDGDDIESAGLDKLAAD, from the coding sequence ATGCAACACAGCGAACTCGGCGACTCCGGAGTCGAGGTCAGTGAGATCGGTTTCGGCGCGTGGACCGTCGGCACCGACTGGTGGGGCGACCGCTCGGAAGACGACGCGATCGAGATGCTCCAGTACGCCGTCGATCAGGGAATTACCTACTTCGATACCGGCGACGTCTACGGTCACGGCCGCAGCGAGGAACTGGTCGGGAAAGCGCTGAGCGAGATCCGCGACGAGGTCACGATCGCGACCAAGGTCGGCTACGACTTCTACGACAACCCGCAGGCCGGCCACGGGGAACTCCCGAAGGAGATGGACGCCGACTATCTCCGCGAGGCCGTCCACAAGAGCCTCGATCGACTCGGGCTCGAGTCGGTCGACGTGCTCCAGCTCCACAACGCCGACGTCGAGGAGATCACGCCCGACATCCTCGAGTTGCTGGACGAACTCGAGGAGGAAGGGACGATCGAGGCCACCGGCCTCGCGCTCGGCCCGTCGATCGGCTGGCTCGCCGAGGGCGATCTGGCGATCGAGGAGGAGTTCGACTCCGTTCAACTCGTCTGGAACATGCTCGAACAGGAGGTCGGCGACCACTTCCTCGAGACGATCGAGCGAACGGGCTCGTCGACGAGCCTGATCCCCCGCGTCCCGCATTCGTCGGGCATCCTCAACGAGCAGGTCACCCCCGAAACCGAACTCGGCGAGGGCGACCACCGCGGCTTCCGTCCCGAGGAATGGTACGAGACCGGGTGGGAGAAACTCGAGAAACTTCGGTTCCTCGAGCGAGGCGGCGAGCGGACGATGGGGCAGGCGTCGATCGCGTGGCTTCTGAGCCACGACCCCGTCGCCACCGTGACGCCCACCTTCCGCACGAAGGCGGACATCGACGAGTGGGCGGCCGCAAGCGACGTGCCGAAGCTCTCCGAGGAGGAGATGAGCCGCGTCGCGGAACTCTACGAGAACGACTTCGGCATCGATCGCGACGACGGCATGGACTCGCTGCGCTCGTCGGTCGACGGCGACGACATCGAGTCGGCCGGGCTCGACAAGCTCGCGGCCGACTGA
- a CDS encoding DUF402 domain-containing protein has product MTTARVRGIYTTAVTQLLSEADCEVVQASEPIRDRFDQSFDAAPADATIETTRDRQGVEISGDPDAVETVAGELAALAIDAFRWDDDIPRGAVFDAEVLEAAGGSGAVVDLGDGQRGYLNYDDADGYVDAGDRYRVQVHEPAPPWDDDRPLVRPALEVQGGLCTLSKDRTGISAALRGERAEELVGMTDLLSVDVPDGWGLRWQHAATDADLAAMGTALEDAVSRARVLEDALADAPDGPGEPGLLATPRRTEWCWFGRESRFALDGVRRRVETTMPGHHRSKAADRAASAAVDFAEAVCDSVGSGDGSGNGEFPFAAVARQFGPTKGDRLEIGHGKPDGRLISLGRGEVTEWDPEGKVTLERSMRGGGSYDALGVAKESGDVAVTKFREGRWWYPTTYKAADGTSKGTYVNVCTPVELFPDCVRYVDLYVDVIRQGDGTVEIVDADELEAAVDDGLVTEELGEKAMDVAEAVERALSN; this is encoded by the coding sequence ACGCTGCGCCGGCCGACGCGACAATCGAGACGACCCGCGACCGGCAGGGCGTCGAGATTTCGGGCGACCCCGACGCGGTCGAGACGGTCGCCGGCGAACTCGCGGCCCTCGCGATCGACGCCTTCCGCTGGGACGACGACATCCCTCGCGGCGCGGTCTTCGACGCGGAGGTGCTCGAGGCCGCCGGCGGCAGCGGTGCAGTGGTCGATCTCGGCGACGGTCAGCGCGGCTATCTCAACTACGACGACGCGGACGGCTACGTGGACGCCGGCGACCGGTACCGGGTGCAGGTTCACGAACCCGCGCCGCCGTGGGACGACGACCGCCCGCTCGTGCGACCGGCGCTCGAGGTGCAGGGTGGCCTCTGTACGCTCTCGAAGGACCGGACCGGTATCTCGGCGGCGCTGCGGGGCGAGCGCGCGGAGGAACTGGTCGGCATGACCGACCTGCTCTCGGTCGACGTGCCCGACGGGTGGGGACTGCGCTGGCAACACGCCGCGACCGACGCAGACCTCGCGGCGATGGGCACCGCGCTCGAGGACGCGGTGAGTCGGGCGCGGGTGCTCGAGGACGCGCTCGCCGACGCGCCGGACGGCCCCGGCGAGCCGGGACTGCTCGCCACGCCCCGGCGGACCGAGTGGTGCTGGTTCGGCCGCGAGTCCCGGTTCGCGCTGGACGGCGTCCGACGGCGGGTCGAGACGACGATGCCGGGCCATCACCGGTCGAAGGCCGCCGACCGGGCCGCGAGCGCGGCGGTCGACTTCGCGGAGGCCGTCTGCGACTCGGTCGGCAGCGGCGACGGGAGCGGGAACGGCGAGTTCCCCTTCGCCGCGGTCGCCCGCCAGTTCGGCCCGACGAAGGGCGATCGCCTCGAGATCGGCCACGGTAAACCCGACGGCCGGCTCATCTCGCTGGGTCGCGGCGAGGTCACCGAGTGGGACCCCGAGGGGAAGGTGACCCTCGAGCGCTCCATGCGCGGGGGCGGCAGCTACGACGCGCTCGGCGTCGCAAAGGAGTCGGGCGACGTGGCCGTGACGAAGTTCCGCGAGGGCCGCTGGTGGTATCCGACGACGTACAAGGCCGCCGACGGTACCTCGAAGGGAACCTACGTCAACGTCTGTACCCCCGTTGAACTATTTCCTGACTGTGTGCGATACGTCGACCTCTACGTCGACGTGATCCGTCAGGGGGACGGCACGGTCGAAATCGTCGACGCGGACGAACTCGAGGCCGCCGTCGACGACGGACTGGTTACCGAGGAGTTAGGCGAGAAAGCGATGGACGTGGCCGAAGCGGTCGAGCGCGCGCTCTCGAACTGA
- a CDS encoding DUF5812 family protein produces MTEKTGTFVVTHAEAESAVVRDAETAQVHTLASNPGLEVHDVLEATVAPEPPLEVAWEVVDVDDRRSIELVDSDLEPTTHETELAAEAELGDLVQEERAGTGELHVFRTPDGEVEQAARDVLDDEETIARAARLEAVRVEVRRSAEDGVLSVRYLPD; encoded by the coding sequence ATGACCGAAAAGACCGGCACCTTCGTCGTCACCCACGCCGAGGCCGAGTCGGCCGTCGTCCGCGACGCCGAGACCGCACAAGTCCACACCCTCGCGTCGAACCCCGGCCTCGAGGTCCACGACGTTCTCGAGGCGACCGTCGCGCCGGAGCCGCCACTGGAAGTCGCGTGGGAAGTCGTCGACGTCGACGACAGGCGATCGATCGAACTGGTCGACAGCGACCTCGAGCCGACCACACACGAGACGGAACTGGCGGCCGAGGCCGAACTCGGCGACCTCGTCCAAGAGGAGCGCGCGGGAACGGGGGAACTCCACGTCTTCCGGACCCCCGACGGCGAGGTCGAACAGGCCGCACGGGATGTCCTCGACGACGAGGAGACCATCGCTCGAGCGGCCCGGCTCGAGGCGGTCCGCGTGGAAGTGCGGCGCTCGGCCGAGGACGGCGTGTTGAGCGTTCGGTATCTGCCGGACTGA
- the secF gene encoding protein translocase subunit SecF — translation MAYFDVPEIDYTRYSNRQLAAVPLAVLAVALLVLSGSFLVYGTPVPLGMDFAGGSELTVQTTTPEGDIPAAFDEQPESVTGTGGDNQYIVRFSSTDAQALEDQATDDENGLEQDGDAEIVQSVSSTSASFGQQSQRTAMIGLAVAFVGMSAIAFLLFRTFVPSIAIVISAFSDLVIPLAFMRLAGIPLSLGTVAGLLMLIGYSVDSDILLNNHVLRRSGDFYESTYRAMRTGVTMTVTSMAAMLVMGVAAYLFGIDLLASIGIILFVGLATDLLNTYMLNLSLLRWYKFEGVRS, via the coding sequence ATGGCGTATTTCGACGTACCGGAGATCGATTACACCCGGTACAGTAACCGCCAGCTCGCGGCGGTTCCGCTCGCGGTTCTCGCGGTTGCACTGCTCGTCCTCAGCGGCTCGTTTCTCGTGTACGGCACGCCAGTGCCGCTCGGGATGGACTTCGCCGGCGGTTCGGAGCTGACCGTCCAGACGACGACGCCGGAAGGCGACATTCCGGCGGCGTTCGACGAACAACCCGAATCCGTCACGGGAACGGGCGGCGACAATCAGTACATCGTCCGGTTCTCCTCGACCGACGCGCAGGCCTTGGAGGATCAGGCCACGGACGATGAGAACGGACTGGAACAGGACGGCGACGCCGAGATCGTCCAGTCGGTCTCGTCCACGTCGGCGAGTTTCGGCCAGCAGAGCCAGCGCACGGCCATGATCGGACTCGCCGTCGCGTTCGTCGGAATGAGCGCGATCGCCTTTCTGCTCTTCCGGACGTTCGTCCCGTCGATCGCGATCGTCATCTCGGCGTTTTCTGACCTCGTGATCCCGCTCGCGTTCATGCGACTCGCCGGCATCCCGCTCTCGCTCGGCACCGTCGCCGGCCTACTGATGTTGATCGGATACTCGGTCGACTCGGACATCCTGTTAAACAATCACGTCCTGCGCCGCAGCGGTGACTTCTACGAGAGCACGTACCGCGCGATGCGGACCGGCGTCACGATGACAGTGACGTCGATGGCCGCGATGCTCGTCATGGGCGTCGCGGCGTACCTGTTCGGTATCGACCTCTTGGCCTCGATCGGGATCATCCTGTTCGTCGGCCTCGCGACCGACCTGCTGAACACCTACATGTTGAACCTGAGCCTGCTTCGCTGGTACAAATTCGAGGGGGTGCGCTCATGA
- a CDS encoding acyltransferase: MTKRYVSLPEEAEAGMREFIDEVDRRLSGDEDTCSVVEDVLIDLSGDREAYERWQRGESVSAAERVRLQSYDPCNTTLESEYYAEKDEEQFRRSKHLQWLWRQFDSLPIADNVEFALRFRRMLADHLFEDCGDGCRFFKGISFTYGHNITIGDNTVIHDDVHLDDRGKLTIGDRVSISDGVHIYSHDHDVVDQTEVRNYHTIVEDDVRLTYDAMVRAGCKVGENAIVGARGIVQHDIPAHHIAIGMPAKSVKIKPGWEDTATPIDDAGTNRQEQRHREYDLPDDFEVFDEFQRDLQQP, from the coding sequence ATGACAAAGCGGTACGTGTCGCTCCCCGAGGAGGCGGAAGCGGGGATGCGTGAGTTCATCGACGAGGTCGATCGACGGCTCTCGGGCGACGAGGACACCTGCTCGGTCGTCGAGGACGTCCTGATCGACCTCTCGGGCGACCGCGAGGCCTACGAACGCTGGCAGCGTGGCGAGTCGGTCTCGGCGGCCGAGCGCGTCCGCCTACAGAGCTACGATCCCTGTAACACGACCCTCGAGAGTGAGTACTACGCCGAGAAAGACGAGGAACAGTTCCGCCGCTCGAAACACCTCCAGTGGCTCTGGCGGCAGTTCGACAGTCTGCCGATCGCGGACAACGTCGAGTTCGCGCTGCGATTCCGACGGATGCTCGCCGACCACCTGTTCGAGGACTGCGGCGACGGCTGTCGCTTTTTCAAGGGTATCTCGTTTACCTACGGCCACAACATCACGATCGGGGACAACACGGTCATCCACGACGACGTCCATCTGGACGACCGTGGCAAACTCACGATCGGCGACCGCGTCTCGATCTCCGACGGCGTCCACATCTACAGCCACGACCACGACGTCGTCGACCAGACCGAGGTTCGCAACTACCACACCATCGTCGAGGACGACGTCCGGCTCACTTACGACGCGATGGTCCGCGCCGGCTGTAAGGTCGGCGAAAACGCCATCGTCGGCGCGCGCGGCATCGTCCAACACGACATCCCCGCCCACCATATCGCGATCGGAATGCCCGCCAAGAGCGTCAAGATCAAACCCGGCTGGGAGGACACCGCCACGCCGATCGACGACGCCGGCACCAACCGGCAGGAACAGCGCCACCGCGAGTACGACCTTCCCGACGACTTCGAGGTCTTCGACGAGTTCCAGCGCGATCTCCAACAGCCGTAG
- a CDS encoding preprotein translocase subunit SecD: protein MNPIDAIKHNWRVLLLVVFVGFSAVALFIPGGIVADDSLADDSIDDSPTNLEFGLSLEGGTRMRAPVDGLTAEDIETGAVSDNGQIDQDRLNEVDATVREELDLDPADSNINVQEDGTVTAEVFDGNVTEAEFAAALQAADVDATEDDIRPGVTQETRDSMIKTLQSKINAAGLSGGTAYESSTLEGDHYIVVEVPNMGASELRDILSDRGQVEVKAYYPDDSGNQTNQTNQTVLTGEDIANVDPPKQRQPGSDSGYVVPVQVNEEAAPGFQQQMNDLGFTSEGVQVGCNLRGDGESISFDHENEQYCLLTVVDGEVVDAHSMAQSLANPMQSGSWVNTPTFQMGAQNQQDAQSLSVNLRAGSLRAPLDMDNNQVYSIQPSHADQFKQYSLLIGLLSVLTVSGVVYSRYTDTRVALPMILTAVAEVVILLGFTALIRMPIDLSHVAGFIAVVGTGVDDLVIIADEVMDEGDVSSERVFQSRFRKAFWVIGAAAATTIIALSPLAVMSLGDLQGFAIITILGVLIGVLITRPAYGDILRRLLTDR from the coding sequence ATGAATCCGATCGACGCGATCAAGCACAACTGGCGGGTCCTCCTGCTCGTGGTGTTCGTCGGCTTCTCCGCCGTCGCGCTCTTCATCCCCGGCGGGATCGTCGCCGACGACAGCCTCGCCGACGACAGCATCGACGACAGTCCCACCAACCTCGAGTTCGGTCTCAGCCTCGAGGGCGGGACCCGAATGCGGGCCCCGGTCGACGGGCTGACCGCCGAGGACATCGAGACCGGCGCTGTCAGCGACAACGGGCAGATCGATCAGGATCGGCTCAATGAGGTCGACGCGACGGTCCGCGAGGAACTCGATCTCGATCCGGCCGACTCCAACATCAACGTCCAGGAAGACGGGACCGTCACCGCGGAAGTGTTCGACGGGAACGTGACCGAAGCGGAGTTCGCCGCGGCGTTGCAGGCGGCTGACGTCGACGCGACCGAGGACGACATTCGCCCGGGCGTCACCCAAGAGACCCGCGATAGTATGATCAAGACGCTCCAGTCGAAGATCAACGCGGCCGGCCTCTCGGGCGGAACGGCCTACGAGTCGTCGACGCTCGAGGGCGACCACTACATCGTCGTGGAAGTACCCAACATGGGTGCCAGCGAACTCCGCGATATCCTCTCCGACCGCGGACAGGTCGAGGTCAAAGCCTACTATCCCGATGACAGCGGGAACCAAACCAACCAGACGAACCAGACGGTACTGACCGGCGAGGATATCGCTAACGTCGACCCGCCGAAGCAGCGCCAGCCAGGGTCGGATTCGGGGTACGTGGTCCCGGTTCAAGTCAACGAGGAGGCCGCGCCCGGGTTCCAACAGCAGATGAACGACCTCGGCTTCACCAGCGAGGGGGTGCAGGTAGGCTGCAACCTTCGCGGTGATGGTGAAAGCATCAGCTTCGACCACGAGAACGAACAGTACTGTCTGCTGACCGTCGTCGACGGCGAGGTCGTCGACGCCCACAGCATGGCTCAATCGCTGGCGAACCCGATGCAAAGCGGCAGCTGGGTGAACACCCCGACCTTCCAGATGGGCGCACAGAACCAGCAGGACGCCCAGTCGCTCTCAGTCAACCTCCGAGCCGGGAGCCTGCGCGCGCCGCTCGACATGGACAACAATCAAGTCTACTCGATTCAGCCGTCCCATGCTGACCAGTTCAAACAGTACTCGCTGCTGATCGGGCTGCTCTCGGTGCTCACCGTCAGCGGCGTCGTCTACTCCCGGTACACGGACACGCGCGTCGCCCTACCGATGATCCTCACGGCGGTGGCGGAGGTCGTGATCCTGCTCGGCTTCACCGCGCTGATACGCATGCCGATAGACCTCTCCCACGTCGCCGGGTTCATCGCCGTCGTCGGGACGGGGGTCGACGACCTCGTGATCATCGCCGACGAGGTGATGGACGAAGGCGACGTCAGTTCCGAACGGGTGTTCCAGTCGCGGTTCCGCAAGGCCTTCTGGGTCATCGGGGCCGCCGCGGCGACGACGATCATCGCGCTCTCGCCGCTCGCGGTCATGAGCCTCGGCGACCTCCAAGGGTTCGCCATCATCACCATCCTCGGCGTGCTCATCGGGGTCCTCATCACCCGGCCCGCCTACGGGGACATCCTCCGGCGGCTGCTGACCGACCGATAG
- a CDS encoding glucose-6-phosphate isomerase produces MNVDIGNALESVASPGVSRESLERLDEQVAAAHERIETGMANGEHGYEALNLPERTDPDEIRAAVEPVADADALLTVGIGGSSLGAATITNALERVEPRSTESRTKSDGTETVFLDNVDPEWVSSHLERLPLERTAINVVSRSGTTAETLANFLVVRDAFESAGVDWTERTIVTTGESGPLRDLANRHDLPSLKVPDGVPGRFSALSAVGMVAAAVCGHDLEALLAGAAAEAETLSGSLFDCPAYAYGATTYALDQRGAGVNAVMPYAESLETYAEWFAQLWAESLGKDDLGQTPVRALGVTDQHSQLQLYRAGPRDKLVTFVTTEEGADRPIPDTDVEDLAYLGDATLGELLEAEFEATEASLAAAGRPNVRVELERVDEYELGGLLYGMEAACVLAGELAGVNTFEQPAVEWAKKATRGLLGGGEFEEADAVAEKTELRVER; encoded by the coding sequence ATGAACGTCGACATCGGGAACGCACTCGAGTCGGTCGCGTCGCCGGGCGTCTCGCGGGAGTCCCTCGAGCGACTGGACGAGCAGGTCGCGGCCGCCCACGAGCGCATCGAGACGGGAATGGCGAACGGGGAACACGGCTACGAGGCGCTGAACCTCCCCGAGCGAACCGATCCCGACGAAATCCGGGCGGCGGTCGAGCCGGTCGCGGACGCCGACGCGCTGCTCACCGTCGGGATCGGCGGCAGTTCGCTCGGCGCGGCGACGATTACGAACGCGCTGGAGCGCGTCGAGCCACGCTCGACGGAGAGTCGGACGAAGTCCGACGGGACCGAGACGGTCTTTCTGGACAACGTCGATCCCGAATGGGTCTCGAGCCACCTCGAGCGACTGCCCCTCGAGCGCACGGCGATCAACGTGGTCTCGCGGTCGGGGACGACGGCGGAGACGCTGGCGAACTTCCTCGTCGTCCGCGATGCCTTCGAATCTGCCGGCGTCGACTGGACCGAGCGAACGATCGTCACGACCGGCGAGTCCGGCCCGCTTCGCGACCTCGCGAACCGCCACGATCTGCCGTCGTTGAAAGTTCCCGACGGCGTCCCCGGTCGCTTCTCGGCGCTGTCGGCGGTCGGCATGGTCGCCGCGGCCGTCTGCGGCCACGACCTCGAGGCCCTGCTCGCGGGTGCCGCTGCCGAAGCCGAAACGCTCTCGGGTTCGCTGTTCGACTGCCCCGCCTACGCCTACGGCGCGACGACCTACGCCCTGGACCAGCGCGGTGCCGGCGTGAACGCCGTGATGCCCTACGCGGAATCGCTGGAGACGTACGCGGAGTGGTTCGCCCAGCTGTGGGCCGAGAGTCTGGGGAAAGACGACCTCGGCCAGACCCCCGTGCGAGCGCTCGGCGTCACCGATCAGCACTCGCAACTGCAACTCTATCGCGCGGGCCCGCGGGACAAACTCGTCACCTTCGTGACGACCGAGGAGGGTGCGGACCGGCCGATCCCTGACACCGACGTCGAGGACCTCGCGTATCTGGGCGACGCGACGCTCGGGGAACTGCTCGAGGCCGAGTTCGAAGCCACGGAGGCGAGCCTCGCGGCCGCCGGCCGACCGAACGTCCGCGTGGAACTCGAGCGCGTCGACGAGTACGAACTCGGCGGGCTGCTCTACGGCATGGAAGCCGCCTGCGTGCTCGCGGGCGAACTCGCCGGCGTGAACACCTTCGAACAGCCGGCCGTCGAGTGGGCCAAGAAGGCCACCCGGGGCCTGCTCGGCGGCGGCGAGTTCGAGGAAGCGGACGCGGTCGCCGAGAAGACGGAACTCCGAGTCGAGCGGTAG
- a CDS encoding CPBP family intramembrane glutamic endopeptidase encodes MTETARTDDAGPVASGVVPGIGTILAGITMVAMFVPVRRGVDDPVVWAGAAFAVAAVLAFLAQRHGFLEGRIAGLVAAGSSVAVVLLAGYALNQGVTAPTGVPTIPLSIPIVFVAFLTAGLTAAAGVADYYGIGSIGLKERSLQVVMLSAVGLAGLLITPVVVNILAVPVRPLLEPISQIESTVFTQVCMAIGTMLVAGAYLSVTDRGLSFIDVHRPTLRDIGWMIGGLVVLFGALFLISFVMESTGMESADHSTTQRAQESPDLMLVLVPLAILIIGPFEELLYRNVIQKSLYDTFSRPGAVAVASVIFAAVHVLAYATAGLGAVIASLGTIFGLAIVLGTIYERTDNLLVPALIHGAYNAILFANLYFVYG; translated from the coding sequence ATGACCGAGACTGCACGGACCGACGACGCCGGCCCGGTCGCGTCCGGCGTGGTTCCCGGAATCGGGACCATCCTCGCGGGAATCACGATGGTCGCCATGTTCGTCCCCGTTCGCCGCGGCGTCGACGACCCGGTCGTCTGGGCCGGCGCAGCGTTCGCCGTCGCCGCCGTCCTCGCGTTTCTGGCCCAACGCCACGGCTTTCTCGAGGGACGAATCGCCGGCCTCGTGGCCGCCGGCTCGAGCGTCGCCGTCGTGTTACTCGCCGGCTACGCGTTGAATCAGGGGGTGACAGCACCGACCGGCGTGCCGACGATTCCGCTGTCGATCCCGATCGTCTTCGTCGCGTTCCTCACGGCGGGACTCACCGCCGCCGCCGGGGTCGCGGATTACTACGGAATCGGTAGTATCGGGCTCAAGGAACGGAGTCTACAGGTCGTGATGCTGTCGGCCGTCGGTCTCGCGGGCCTCCTCATCACGCCGGTCGTTGTCAACATCCTCGCGGTTCCGGTCCGCCCGCTTCTCGAGCCGATCTCCCAGATCGAAAGCACCGTCTTTACGCAGGTGTGCATGGCGATCGGAACGATGCTCGTCGCGGGTGCCTATCTCTCGGTGACCGACCGCGGCCTGTCCTTTATCGACGTGCATCGACCGACGCTGCGGGACATCGGCTGGATGATCGGCGGACTGGTAGTCCTCTTCGGGGCGCTCTTTCTGATCTCTTTTGTCATGGAGTCGACCGGCATGGAAAGCGCCGACCACTCGACGACCCAGCGGGCCCAAGAGAGCCCCGATCTAATGCTGGTACTGGTCCCGCTGGCCATCCTGATCATCGGCCCGTTCGAGGAACTGCTCTACCGGAACGTGATCCAGAAGTCGCTGTACGACACGTTCTCGCGGCCGGGGGCCGTTGCCGTGGCAAGCGTCATCTTCGCGGCGGTCCACGTGCTCGCGTACGCCACCGCCGGACTGGGCGCGGTGATCGCCAGTCTAGGGACCATCTTCGGGCTCGCGATCGTCCTCGGGACCATCTACGAGCGGACGGACAACCTCCTCGTCCCGGCGCTGATCCACGGTGCCTACAACGCGATCCTCTTCGCGAACCTCTACTTCGTCTATGGCTGA